DNA sequence from the Treponema sp. OMZ 838 genome:
CTTCTGCTCGTTTGCGCGGCGTTCAATATACAGGCAGTTTAGGCGGGTTCCGGCATACACTGCTTTAACCGACTGTCCGTTATAGGTATAGTACTTGTAATTGTCATGATCGAGCCGTGCCATATCAATGGTCGGTACCGCCGCCTCTACAATCCCTTTCCAAAAACTGATACATCCGTTCAACGTTAAACCCAATGCCGCAAGTGCTGCCATCATCATCCATTTTTTCAGCGTTTTCATGTGTGCTATGCTCCTTTGTGTAAAAATTTTATGGCGTTTTAGTATAATTATTTCTTTCCTACCTTCGCTTATTCTGCAATTCACGGATTTTTTCGTTTAGTCCTTTCTGACCGGGAATTCTGATTGTCGGACCGATTTTTACTGCAAAATTCATACTGATAGGATGGAACATTGATGCCCTCAGAAAGAATGCGGAAGCACTATCAACAGGCATTTCAGAAGAAGTAATGAAGGAACCTATACCAAATGTCCCCATACCGGAAATGCTGATCCCGACGCTGCGGGTAAAATAATATTTAATATCCAAATCGATCGGTACGGTAAAAGAGATAAATGATGACTTGCCGAATATGCTGGCAGAAAGCCCGATGCCACCGGCGGGTGTCAGATAAAAATCTTTTACATTAAAGGTATAGCCGATGAGTAGATGTGCAGATAAAACCGATGAAAAGGCCGTATACGGTTCTCCCCATTGCGCACGAGAAGTGTTCTTTTCGGTTATTTTACCGCCTATTGCCCAATCTGCACCTATCATATATGACCAGCGGGTGGGAGGCCGTGCAACTTGCAACCAGTTTATACCGAATGTAAATTGATCTGATTTTCGAGCGGTGGTATCGACTCCATAGTAAGAATAATTGTAGCCTATAGAAGGCGTAAGCAAGAGAACGCTATTACCGGTTAATAAATCCGGCATCGGATAATTGCTTCTCATTTCCCAATTAGGGAGATGTCCGTTTTTGACAACATAGTTAAACAGCTCCATATTGGCAGGGCTGACAAAGCGTCCTTCTTTGCCATATGCGTTCCATTCATCAATATCCATAACTATATTATCAGGATGTGTATTGATCCGTTTTATAAAAAGCCCATTTTCAGAAAGCTCCCAACCGTGCTGTGCAACAAAATACACAGTTCCTTCTCCGCTTTGCGGTTCAACATCAACGGCATGACCGCGGACATTCAGTTGATTATATGCATGGCGCAAAGTAGGATTACCGACCAGCTTACAGTCAATGTTATAATACTTACACAGCGCATAAAAAAGGAGGGCATAGTCCTGACAGTCCACGAATTTATCGGAGTTCATGTTATTGACAGTTTTGACTGTACGGAAATACTGCGCTGCTTGCGGATCATTTGTACCGGAGGGATTATTGTACTCGAGCACTTCGGCAATATATGGGAGAATTTTATCTTCTATAATATTATGCTCTTTTATTACTTTCGGACTATCAATAAGAAAAGCTCCGCGTCTATCCACGGTCATACAAGAAACTGCCAAAAAGCAATATATCACTACGAATGCAGACATCATTATCCTTGTTTTAAGTGTTTTCATGTATGTGGTTATGCTCCTTTGTGTAAAAATTTTACGGCATTTTTATTACCTGAGATTATTAAGCCAGTAGCGGCTTATCATGACCTGTACATATTGCCCGTTCCGAGTGCGGGTTATAAAAGAAAAGATATTCGGATCATCCTCATTGTATGCCCATGCATATTTATGCTGTTTAATTATTTCTCGCGTTTCAATACGTACCCAGCCGGGCGGTACGATAGTACAAGTAATACCGCTGCTTATTCCCATTTGCAAAAGTGCCTCTTTTTCAATTTCCGAAAGTTCTATAAACCATTGAGGAAATGGCGGCGGCATCCAGTTACTTTTAGTTCCTTGACCATACCCAGTTGCACAAAAAACAGTCAGCGCGACAAATATTGACAGTAATATTTTTTTCATATTTTTCTCCTTTCAGAATACTTTCTTCCATAACTACCCCCCCCCCCCAAAAAAAAAAAAACGTACAAGAGGAAAATTCAAGATAGGCAGGGCAAATATAACGGAAATACTTAAAGCAGACGTATTCTTTCTATATGAAATTTCGGAGGTGTAAGGGGAGCAGCAGTAAGGTTAGCGAGAAAGTTTGATTCCTTGACAATTATTACGTGTATTATTATATTTTATACGTAGGAGAAGGCTATGCAAAAAAAACTGACACTTAATATCGATGATGAACTCATTAACTTCGCTCATACATATTCCCGTCAAAACGGTTTATCCATTTCGAAGCTATTTGAACAGTATTTAAGCAAATTAAAAACAAATAATCAAACACAGCCGCTCCAGTCAAAAGTGCAGGCTTTATACGGAATCTTTCATAACTCACCCATTCCGGATAAAAACGAATTAAGGCAAATATTCAATGAAAAAAGTACTCATTGATTTAAATATCATTCTTGATTTTTTAAACAAACAAAATTTTCATCAAGAAGCGGCGCGACTCATTAATATGTGCGCTGAAAGTGTATTAACGGGGTACATTTGTGCACATGAAGTTACAACATTATCATATTTTTTATTCAAAGAACAAAAAGATAAGAATAAAGTAGTAACTACTATTTCAACATTGTTTGATATTTTTCAGATTATTCCAATTGATGAAACAATACTGAAAGCTTCATTACTATCACCAATAACGGATTATGAAGACGCAGTAATCGAAGTCAGTGCCGTTAAATTCAATATTGATTATATACTTTCCCGTAATATTTCCGATTTTAAATTATCACGCATTCCGACATACACACCTGAACAGTTCTTTTTATTGTGATAGGGAATGGATATGCCAGCACCGTCTATTCCCGAAATGCAACTTCCAAGTGTCTTTTTTCTTTTACACAATCCTTTAGATAATAATTAATTATATTCTGATACGGCATACCTGTTTCCTCTGCCATATTTTTAAAATAATTATTAATTTGTACCTCTATTCACCTCAACTCTAAACAGTCGCTCAGCGAAACGGTTGACGCAGGCAGCTGCCTCATGTTTATCGGAAACGGGAGCGGGATGCTTATAGCGGAAATAGATACTGCCGTCTTGGCCGATAAGACTGAGCCGGATGCTGCTTTCGGTACAGACTGCCGTGACGGAAAACGGCGCGTGTGCGGAAACCGTAAATAACGATTTGTTTAAAGCGGCTGCAAGGCGTTTCTCGGTTCGTTTGCTAAAGCGTTCGTCTGCATCGGTACAGGTCAGCGTAACCGGCAGCCGTATCCAATGTTCGGGAAAGCAGGCGGGATTACTTTGCAGCAGCTCTTGATAGAGCGCTGTTTTCAGTTCAGTGTTTCTTGTGCAGAGTATCAGCGCCGCAGCAGCTTGTTCCCGCAGTTCTTTCTCCCACACCGGGTCGAGGGCAACCAATGCTTCCCGCAGCAGTTGTTCATCGCGGAGCAGGATACCTTTTTCGGCAATGTATGACGGACGCGCCTGCGGAATAACCGACGTTTCCAGCGCCTCCGCACGGCGTAAATACCGCCGCGCCTTAAACGGTACCGACTGAAATGCTCGATAATAGAAGCTGTTTTTATACAAACCGTGCGTATTGCCGTCCGTATCCGCTATCGTGTATTCCTTTGCCAATTTCAAATTATGGATACTAAAAGCTGCTCGATAATATCGAATCAAAGCGGAATACTTTGTAAGATTTTTAGACCGAACAAAAAAATCCTTGGCGCTTTCAGGTATCCGCATCTTTTCCGCCGCATATTTTTTTTCGTATAACGTCTGATACAGGCCGTACAGCTCAGTATAAAACTGCGCGGTACTCATCCCGAAGTTCGCAATCCACGAATAGTCGGTAACCCGCTCGATCTGTGTAATATAGCGTTCCGCTTGCTCCCAATGCCCCATCCGCAGATAGATTTTTGCAAGATTGATCAGCGGCAGCGGCGTATAATTATCTTTTGTCGATTGCGCATAATAGGCAATCGCGCGGTCAAAATTATTTTTCCGCTCTTCAAGCTCTCCGAGAATCAAATATCCCGATGAGCGTGAAAAATAGTCGGAAGCATTGCGGGCATCTTCTTCAGCTTGATCAAAATGATAGAATTCGGTTTCCAAGATCGCCTTGTTGTAGGAATACACCGAGGCCGAGTACAGCGAATCGTTTTGCAGTGCGAGTTCAATGCCCTTCCGGTAATAGAGCGCCGCATTCCGATAGTCGAAGAGTTCGCCGTACAAATTTCCGAGCGCGTTCGCAATACAGCCGTCATCGCCGTAGCTGCTGCGGGCATCGAGCATCGCTTTAATCCCCTCATCGGTTCGGTGTGTTTTAAAACAGAGCCATCCGTATGTTGACCATCCGAAAATATCGGTAGGATTATACGAAAGATATTCGTGCAAAAGACCGCGCGCCTCTTCTGCTTTATTCAATGACGCTGCTGCACTCGCTGCACCGTACAGGAGTTTGATGTTGTATCGGTTGATACGCAGGCCTTCGGTAAAGCGGCGGTATGCCGGTTCATACAGTCCGTTGCTAAAATACATATCGCCGAGCTTGAGTTGGAAAAGCTCATTTGCCGGGTATCGTGCGATACCTTCTTCGAGCAACGCAGCAGCGGTATCCCAGTTTTCCGCTTGCACCGCCGCGTCCGCTTTTTGCAGCAGCTCATCAGCGTTCGATGTGCTTGATGCAGAGAAAAGATGTAATGGTAATAGAAACAAAAACACCACGAGGAGCAGCCCGTTACCGCGTTTACCATCAGCCTGTGTTCTGTGCATATCAACCTTATCATCTCGCTTATTCTGCTGTGTGCCCATATCGTTCGGAATGTCGTGTGTATCGGTCTGCCAATTTTTTCGGTATTGTGCTTTCATTTGCCGTCCCTCCGACTTCGATTCCAAGCGTTTTTTCCTTGCTTTTTCTCCAAGCGGTAGAGCTGCTTTGCAGTCGCAACATCTTCGTCGGTACAGGACGGCGCAAACTTTGCTTTTTGAGTGAGTGCGTAAAAGGCATCGCTCGGATGCTTGTGCAGCCGTTTCAGCGTGAGAATGATTTTCCGGTTATTCCGTGAATACCTGATAATCAGATACGGATAGGCACGGAAGGCGCCGTACAAGAGAATCACAACGAGCACAGCAATGCAGAATAGTATTCCGCGGTGTATTTTAAAGAACTGCGAAACACGTTGAGCAACGGTTTGGGCTTCTGCCGCCGAAAGCGTTCCGCCGTGCCTGATACGGAGCGCCGAGCGGTTTAATAGGATTTCGTCGAGGAGCTGCGTAAATTGATCCCCGCCTGCCTGAAAAGAAAAATCGAGCGATTCACCGTCCGCAAGCTGTTCGGTGGTCGGGTCTATGTCCACCCAGCCGAGATACGGGAAAAAGACTTCCACCCACGCATGAGCCATATTCGCCCGTACCGGATAATAATTGAGGATGCCCGATTCAGGCTGTAGAAAAAAACCGGCAGCGAGCCGCGCAGGGATGCCGAGACTGCGGAGCATGAGGCAGTACGCAAAGGCGAAGTACGAGCAATAACCTTTTTTCGATTCGGTTACAAAATACCGGAGCTGATCGCCGTCGGGAGCCTGCCCGGGACGAAGCGAATACCGATACTCGCCCTCGCGGAAATATTCGAGCAAGGCGTAGACCTTATCATAGTAGAGCGCAAAGGGGGCGGTAATCGATTCCGCGATAGGAAAGAGCAGCGCCTTTGTGCCGGAATCTACGGACGTATAAAAACGCAAGGCTTCCGCCGAAAGCCCCTCAGCCGGATTTCCCGACGGAGGCTCCGCCGTAATAAGGTCGAGCGGCACACCGTGCAGCACCTCGCTTTCCACCTTGTAAGCGCCTTTAAAGCTCACCGTGTCCCAAACCGTATACGGCGTTACCGACAGCGGATAATCGAGCGCGACCAGGGAGTTGGGATCAAGGTTGACGGTAAATATTTCCTGACTGACCCGCTCGCGGCACAGGAAAGATTGATGCGGAAGTTCCGCCGGTTGCTGAGTAATCCGCAGCGGCTGCTCCGGTTCGCCGGGCGCCGACTTTTCATAAAATCCTTTTTGCGGACTCCAGCCCGACAAGTACATACGGCGGAACAAGTGTGAATCATATTCCTGATCAACATGCACCACCATCACCAGATTGGTGTTCATTTTTACTTCATCCTGCAACTGCAAAAACTGAGAAAAATCAAACTCGAAAAGCTTTTGTTCGAGCAGTCCGCCGTTATTGCCGACGGAGCCTTTATTAAATGTCCTGATGAGGAGCGCAAGTAAAACCGCCGTTAACCCGATAAAGATGAGTGCAAACGTTGCGAACCGTCTACGTTTTAAAAACGGAATGCAGAGCAAGGCTGTTTGAAGCAGCATGAAAACACCGGCAAAGCCCGCCGCAAAGAGCGGATTGGAAAAAGCTGTCAGACGATAGTGCTGCTGTGGAAAAAACAGCAGGGAGAACACGAGAATAGCAGTAAGCGGTTCATAACGCCGCCACCGCTCGGTAGAAATGAACAGCGCTGTTGAGGTAACGCTGATGAAGGCGGTTAGCGCAAGTAAGCCGAATATCAGCTTGATGCGCAAAAAGAGGGTGTCCGCAATAAGCTGCGGTATCAACGCGAGCAAGCCGAGAACACATACAGGGATAAGCAGCGCAGCGGAAAAGCCGATAATCACTGCCGCTTCCGCACGAATTCTCTTTCTATGCAGAAAGTGAATTACCGCCGTGCAGCAAAGCCCCCATACCGGCAGCGCCGCTGCGGGCAGAATACCGGCAAGATAGCGGTACGGTACCGAAAGGAGCAGCAGGAGTGAACATACACGGAGCACGACGGCAGGTTTAGAGTAGTTCTGCATGGCAATTTCCTGCGGTAAAGATACGGAGTTCCCGTTCGGCAGCTTCCTGCACCTTTCGATAAAAAGCATCCTGCCGTGCGGAAGCGGTGGAAGCATACAGCAGCCGGTGTATGTACGTCTTGCTTAAAGTACGATGCCGTAGCTCATCGGCCTGCATAAAGTCTTCCGATGCCGGTGGCGCGGCAAGACAAAAAAACGTTTCAACGTTGGTTATACCTTCTGCACGCGGCGGGCGAAACGGCGCAGAGGCTGCATTGCGAGGGACGCCACCGGTCGGCATATAACAGTATAACAATCCCCCGCCGTCCGGTACTGCATTAAAGACTTCCGCCGCGTCGGGAAGCGCTTCCGGTGAAGCACGGAGCGCCGGTATGGCTAGCAGATTTTGTATCTGCGCAGCAGCAGCGGACGCTTCTTCCGTTATTTCGTACCGCTGCAAGGACTGCTGCGGATAATCATATAATAGAAGAGAGCATTGGATTCCGGCATTGAGCAGCTCTATAATCACGCCGGAAAGACGGCCGATAAAGGCGTTAAAAATGGAGGCAACCCAAGCCCGTTCTTTTTTTTCACGTACACCGGCTCTTCTATATATATCGTTAAGCGCTTAACCGGCGGCGGTTCAAAAGCGCCAAGCTTTATGGAAAGCGTATTGGTGTGTGCATAGAGCTTCCAGTGAATTTTCCGCGGATCGTCGCTGGGAAAATACGGACGGGATTCATAGAGTTCATTCGTGCGCTCTTGCGACGGAAGGTCGTTTACGGCACGGGAACGAAGACCGGGAAATACCGTTTTTTGCGGCGGAAGCACCGGCTGTACTACGATGTAGGGCACGGACAGACAAGGCGGCTGTGTATACGCCGCGGCAAAAAAACCGGCAAAGTCCCGGATATTGAGATACAGCCGTTTATAAAAGTACCGTCCGCGGGTTAGATTTTCAGGATGATATTTTGTTTGTATTCCCTGCAATGGGATGCAAAGACGTGCGGCCGTTTCTGCGGTAGGTTCAGGTGATAGCGAAAACTCAATGGTATAAAAGGCTGCGGTTCCGGGAACACAAGGCGGGAAGGTCTTTGCAGATTCGGACTGAGCCGTTTTGGAACAGGCGGGAGTAACCGTAAAGCCGCCGCCGTCTGAGGCAAAATCAGGTTCTTCCGATTTCCAACACAGGGCGGTAACCGCTACAGCAGCGGCAGCGAAACCGGCATAGAGCGCAAGTAACCCGCCGCATACCGCGCTTAAAAGCTCTCCGCGGAGCAAGCCGCTTATTAAGAACAGCGCGCCCATCACGGTGTATACTGCGCCGTGCCTCGTCATCCGTATCCGCATCATGCCTTATTGTGCCTCAGCCGGTTTTGTCCAATCCGTTTGTTTGTCGGCGGTGCGGATAACCGCTTCGGTAATGCTGCTGATGAGTTCCGAAGCCGAGCCGTCGCCGGTTTTTATCAAGCACCGGTGAGCAAGTACGAGGGAGCTAAGTGTGCGGATATCTCCGTCCTCAACCCAATTGCGTCCGTTGACAAGCGCAAAGGTGCGGGCGAGGTACAGCAAATGCAAACCGGCACGAGGCGATGTGCCGAGCTTAAACGCAGGATGAGCACGGGTCTCTTTTCCGATTCGAGCGATTATCTTTTCGAGTACGGGATGCACAAATACCTGCCGCTGCTCTTCCCGCGAAGCCGCGATATCCTGTATGGAAACAACCGGTATAACCGGCTCAGATTCTGCAGCGGGAAGGTGCGTTTGTTCATGCAGCAATTCGGTTTCCGCTTCTTCATCGGGGTAGCCGATTGACAGGCATATACTGAACCGGTCTAACTGAGCAGCGGGAAGCGGATAGGTGCCTAAGCTTTCCACAGGGTTTTGCGTAGCCGCCGTAAAAAAGTAAGGACTTAACGGACGGGTTACCGTACCGGCAGTTACCTGCCGCTCGGCCATCGCTTCCAGCAAGGCGGACTGTACCTTCGGCGGGGTGCGGTTCAGCTCATCTGCAAGCAGGATATCCGCGAACACCGGGCCTTCCATAAATTCAAAGGTATTCAGCCCTGCATTAAAGACTTCCACGCCGGTGATGTCGTAGGGCAAAAGGTCGGGGGTGCATTGGATACGCCTGAACCGCGCCGGCTGCCCGTCTTTTTCGATGAGTGCTGCAAATGTTTTTACCAGTGTGGTTTTTCCGACGCCCGGCACATCCTCTAAAAGAACATGCCCGCCGGTCAGATATGCGGTAATAAAAAGACGGAGGACATCCTTCTTCCCTTTAATCGCTTTTTCCAGTGCGGAAAGAAGCCGTTCCGCCGTTTTTTCGGTATTCATAGCGGAGATTATAGCATAGTATGCGGAACACCTCAACTTTATAAAAAGGAGTACTGTCCTATCCTATTAGTGATGATGTTCCCCATGATGATTGCATTGAGCATTCGGATCATCCTGTAATGTGCCTGCTAAAAAAGCTGCGACAGCTTCATCCGGGGAGCCGGTAATTCCTGCCAGCTGATGAATCCCGGCGTTGTTCAGCGCATCAATCGCACCCTGTCCGCGGTTTCCTAAGATGAGCGTTTCAACTCCAAGGCTTTTAAGATAGGTTGGCAAATCGTGATGCCCGAAACCGCCGTTATCGATTACTTCAGTTTTCGTTACTTTTCCGGCTTCAATTGTATAAACCTTAAAATGCTCTGTTTTTCCAAAATGCTGGAAAATTGAATTCGTTAAAATATCATAAGTCGCTGCGATTTTCATATTGATTGAGTATACCATAATTATTGAGGGCTGTCTAAAGGTTGCATGACGGATCTCTATCCCAGCATAAGGCAAACCGAAGAGATTTCCATTATCAATTATTCATTAACCACTTTCCAGTCTTTTATCGTTCTCGTCTTTTCATCAAAGGAACTTCCAATGAGCACTATTTTCTTCCCACTCGCCATGTACTTTGCGGCATAGTCTTTCTCTTTTATTTGCGCGATTGCATCTTCCGCCGTACCGTTACCGGAGAGTTTAAACTCGAAGATATAAACAGTATCCGCTGTCTGCACTACACAGTCTGCTCTTCCTGTCGCACAATGCACCTCCGTTTGTGCAAACTGTCCCATCAGCGCAAAGACAAGATACACTGCTGTCTGGTAGTTTTGTTCACGCAGTTTTAGGTTCTTGTCGGTGAAGTTGTCATACGGAATACTTGAAATAATCGCTTGCATCCGCTCCATAAAGCTATTTACATCACCCTTGCGGATGTCTTGTACAAACCGCCCTATCCATACCCCTGTTTGACCGAACGGCACGTCAGAGTATGCGGGTAAAAGATTATGCAAAAAGCCGTACCGTACTTCATCATTGGGGAAGCCCAGCTGATAGAGTCTTAAATCGCTGATATATTTCTTTATTGTTAAGTACCCTGCTTGAAATAGAATCGGCAGGGTATCTTGCGCTATTGCCCGATACGTTTGCAGCCCATCTTCATCAAGTTGCACATTGCCGTCCAAGTCGGGGATATAATAATGCGCTTCTTTTAAGAAGTGGACCAAAAAAGTCGGTGTCCCCGTGCTAAACCAATAGCTTTTGAGCTCTTTATCGTCAAAGGCATTGAGGAGACTATAAGGATTATACATTCCCTCCCCGGCAGGATGGAACAGGTAGCCGTCGTACCACTGTTTTAAGGCAGCAAGCGTCTGCGGATAGTTAAGCGTTTGTTTTTCTGCAAGCGCTTTTATTTCAGGTTGAAAATTTGCTTCAAGCTCTTTTTGACTAATGCCACAAATACCGGCGTAGGTTTCATTGAGGCTGATATCTTTGAGATTATTCAAATCGCTGAAAATGCTGATTTTGCTAAACTTTGTTACTCCGGTTAAAAAGGCAAACCGGATATATTGATCGCAGGTTTTAATTACCGAGTAAAAGGCTTTGCGCGTATTGCGGTAGTGTTCATTCAGCGCTTCATTTATTCCCATCGTTTGCAGAAGCGGCTTATCGTATTCGTCTACAAGAATAACGACCTGCTTGCCGGTTTGCTGATATGCAGCTTGTATCAGAGATGTAAACCGCTTAGCATGAGCGCGACCGTTCTTTTGTAGATTGTATTTCGGCTCTTCGGTATCTAAAAAATAACTAAGAGTTTCATCTAAAGCTCCGCTCAGTTCATATTGTCCGGTATTAAAATCCAGATACAGCACCGGATATGCTTGCCATGGGGTTCGGTTTTCTTGTGCCACTTGCTCCTCTTCCGCTTTTTCAAGATACAAACCCTTGAACAACTCTTTTTGTCCAAGGAAATATGCTGCTAATGTTGAAAGGAAAAGGCTCTTACCAATTATTTTTTTAAGCAGGTAAAAAGTACGAAAAGAAAGAGTGCGGCGGTGGGGAAGATGAGGAACATCATAGGATGTAAAAAGGTTGCGGTTTTACATACCCATTACTCCGCACGAATAAAAAATATGCTACAATCGTTTTATAATATGTCAACTCTTTTTCACTCTGACGCTAATAGTTATAATGGAGCATCTTCGATCAATATCCTTGAGTTTTTATGGGTGCCCAAAGTGAGGTTTTCAATGAAAAAGATTATATTTGTAGATATTCCTATGAAAAAAATGAATGACACTACAGATACCCAATGTTATGCAGGAACAGGAAATGCCGATTGCCGCTATACCGGTAAGGTGGTTTTTCCTGTCAATGCCGTGCTTGCAGAAAAATTGCAGAAAGGAGATCAGGTAAAAGCGGTACTCCTCACAACCATTACCGGCAAAGATCATTCAAGAGAAAATGCCGAACTTTTTCAGCAAGAACTAAATTCGATTAATGCTGCTATCGGTGCGCATATCGAATATGAGCGGCTTGCAACGGATTTTGTTGAATCAAAAGCAAGCCATGAAGCACGGCTCCGTAAAATGCTGCCGTTTATAGAAGAAGGCGCTGAACTCTATGCGGATATTACATTCGGACAAAAAACAATCCCCATGGTTTTAATGTGTGCCTTTCATTTTGCGGAAAAGTTTTTTGATGCAGATGTAAAAAAAATCATATACGGCAAAGTTGAGTTTATCAAACATGCCGACGGAATAGCCTATCCTGAAAATCCTGAACTGTATGATGTTACGCCGCTCTATTATTTAAATAATCTTATGGGGACAATGGAAGCTCCAAACGGAACGGAAGCATTAAAAGCCTTGGATGCCTTTTTTGCACTGTAATTGTTGCAGTGTTTTGCAGGGCAAAGAGAAAGCCCGGAGATGGACATGGAAAAACAACAGCAGGAAGCAAAGATTATCAGAATCGCAGCGGAACTGTTTCCGTTTGTTCAACAGAAGAATACTGCCTGTATGGAGTTTCTTACTTTGCGGACAAAACTTACCGATGCCGTATGGCGCTGGGCTTTACTTACTTTCAATCCGGAAAAAATTGAAAATGCCGCGATTGAAATAATGGAATGTGTAAACCGCAGTGTGCTCAGCTATGAAGGAACTGCCGAACACTATATTAACTATCTTGCACGCTCTTTAAAACAAGAAATAAACCGCGCAAATATAAAACTGCATACTTTTCAGTCTGAGATCATTCCGCTTCCGGAGAACAAACGGCGAAAATGGAATCGGCTGTGCGCCGCTGCTGCACACTATGGGAAAGATATAGAACGAGCTGAAACACAAGCATGGCTTGCAAAACAAACCGATTATACAGTGAATGAAATAGCCCAGCTCATGGAGTGGAAGGTTCAGACTGCTATACAATCGGAACATATCGATTTCGAAAACAGCAATGGATATTCTCTGTTTGATTCTGTGGCACTATGCATCCAAAACGGTTACAAAACAGCAGATACCTTTTTAATAGAACAAGACCACATTGAATGCTGCCTACAGCTTATTGATGTAGCGTTTGCCGCATCGCAAGACCGCACAAAGCCGTATCTTTCCGCATTGCTGACCCATCGGGTATTATGCGAACTTGATGCGGCAAAAACAGACAGCGCTGTAATAGCTGAAGTCCTGCACAATACACGTTTTGCAGATACGGAACACGGACGCACGCTCATCCGGCTGTTTTTTGAAGCGGAAAACCT
Encoded proteins:
- a CDS encoding AAA family ATPase, which produces MFKGLYLEKAEEEQVAQENRTPWQAYPVLYLDFNTGQYELSGALDETLSYFLDTEEPKYNLQKNGRAHAKRFTSLIQAAYQQTGKQVVILVDEYDKPLLQTMGINEALNEHYRNTRKAFYSVIKTCDQYIRFAFLTGVTKFSKISIFSDLNNLKDISLNETYAGICGISQKELEANFQPEIKALAEKQTLNYPQTLAALKQWYDGYLFHPAGEGMYNPYSLLNAFDDKELKSYWFSTGTPTFLVHFLKEAHYYIPDLDGNVQLDEDGLQTYRAIAQDTLPILFQAGYLTIKKYISDLRLYQLGFPNDEVRYGFLHNLLPAYSDVPFGQTGVWIGRFVQDIRKGDVNSFMERMQAIISSIPYDNFTDKNLKLREQNYQTAVYLVFALMGQFAQTEVHCATGRADCVVQTADTVYIFEFKLSGNGTAEDAIAQIKEKDYAAKYMASGKKIVLIGSSFDEKTRTIKDWKVVNE
- a CDS encoding TM1812 family CRISPR-associated protein, encoding MKKIIFVDIPMKKMNDTTDTQCYAGTGNADCRYTGKVVFPVNAVLAEKLQKGDQVKAVLLTTITGKDHSRENAELFQQELNSINAAIGAHIEYERLATDFVESKASHEARLRKMLPFIEEGAELYADITFGQKTIPMVLMCAFHFAEKFFDADVKKIIYGKVEFIKHADGIAYPENPELYDVTPLYYLNNLMGTMEAPNGTEALKALDAFFAL